The Thermodesulfobacteriota bacterium genome contains the following window.
CCCATCACTGTATTCGGACTACTAATATTCTTTTTAATACTTGCAGTAGCCGCATTAAAATTTGAATTTTTTAAGCCGGAGGTGCGCATTGCACCTGATGTTAACCGCGTAGGCACGGAAAAGACCATAACTATTACCGCTAAAGACAGGCTGAGCGGACTCAGGGAAATAGAGGTAACCCTTCTCCAGGGAGGTAAAAAGGTAGAAATGGCAAGGCAGTCTTTTCCCAGAGGAGGCCTGCTTTTGAGAGGAAACGTAAAAAGACACTCTACGCCTGTAACGCTTCGCCCTCTTGGCGCGGGGCTGGTTAATGGTGAGGCCGTTCTCCGGGTATCGGTCCGGGATTATTCATGGTGGGGGTGGTTTTCAGGCAACAGGCGCATCATAGATAAAAAGGTCTCCATTGACAGCAGGCCGCCTGACGTTTATGCCCTGAGCACCGCCCATAATATCAACCTGGGGGGCAGCGGGCTCGTTGTCTATCAGGCAGAGAATGATGTTCCGGTGAGCGGTGTCTATGTAGGCCGGAAATTCTATCGCGGGTATCCAAAACCGGAAGGCCCTAAAGGGGTTTATGTGGCCTATTTCGCCTTGCCGTGGGACGCACCGGCCGATGTTCCCCTATACCTTGCCGCTCGCGACGAGGCCGGCAATACGGCACGGGTGCCCTTTACGTATCGTATAAAAACCCGCCGGTTCAGGGCAGATAATATCGCTCTCTCTCCGGCCTTTCTGCAGACCAAGATGCCGGAGCTTATGCAACATTATCCAGACCTTAAGGGGAGCCATGAAGAGGTCTTTGTGCAGGTTAACCACAAAATCAGGGTTGAAAATGACCGCAAAGTAGCGGAGATCTGTTCCCGTTCTGAGGCCGGGCCGCTCTGGACCGGGGCATTTCTGCGTATGCAAAACGCAGCGCCCATGGGCCTCTTTGCCGATCAGCGTATCTACACCTACAACGGGCAGGAAATAGACCGTGCTGTCCATCTGGGTATTGATTTGGCCTCAAACGAACGGGCGCCCATCCAGGCCGCCAATACCGGCAAGATTATCTTTACCGGATACCTCGGTATTTACGGGAATACCGTTATCATGGACCACGGGCAGGGGATCTTCAGCCTGTATGCCCACTTAAGCAGCATCAATGTCGCTCCCGGGCAAATGGTGGAAAAGGGGATGGTGTTGGGCTGCTCAGGTTCTACCGGTCTGGCCGGCGGCGACCACCTCCACTTTTCCATGCTGGTAGGCGGGACATTTGTCAATCCGGTCGAGTGGTGGGATGAACACTGGATCCAGGATAATGTCACCTTGAAATTATCCAACTGAGCAACCTAGACGGCTTCATAAAAAGCCTATTTCACCGCTGAGTACGCAGAGTGCGCAGAGAAAGCCCCTAAACCATAAAACATATAACCTCAGCGTCCTCGGCGACCTCTGCGGTAAAATTTTACTTTTCACGAGATCATCAAACTTTGGCAAAAATCAGGATACTCTCTGAATCCCTTACCAATCAGATTGCGGCCGGAGAGGTCATCGAACGTCCGGCCTCGGTGGTGAAAGAACTCATTGAAAACGCCTTAGATGCCCGGGCAAAGCGCATAGAGGTGGAGGTAACGGGCGGCGGACAGCAGCTTATCCGGGTCATAGATAATGGCGAGGGGATGGATCGTGAGGATATCCTCCTTTCTCTGGAACGCCACGCCACCAGCAAGATTGCGACCGATACGGACCTGTTCCACATTAACACCCTGGGATTCAGGGGAGAGGCCCTGCCCAGCATCGCCTCCGTCTCCAGGATGGCACTGATATCCCGTCGCCGCGGTGATATATCCGGGCATCGGGTTATCATCCATTATGGCCGCATAAAAGAAGTCCTGGAAACGGGCTGCCCGGAAGGGACAGTGGTTGAAGTAAGGGATCTCTTCGGCAACCTGCCGGCCCGCCGGAAGTTCCTTAAGTCATACGACACGGAGACCGGACATATCCAGGACGTCGTTGAGCATATAGCGCTTGCCGCCTGCGCCGTGCAATTTATCTTCTCTAATGATGGGCGCGGGGTGTTTACCACTTCATCCGGCGAAAAGCCCGAGGATCGCCTGCAAGCCATATTTCATCTTGACCACAGCAGTAAACTGATCCCGGTGTCAAATGTCCGCGGAGAGATAGCCCTCTCCGGTTATATAGCCGGGCCGGAGATAAACCGGGCCTCTTTACGGTCCCTCTGCATCTTTATCAACGGACGTTTTGTACGTGACCGGATCATCCAGCATGCCGTCCTTGAGGCCTACGAAAGCTTCCTTATGAAGGGACGCTATCCGGTCGGAGCCCTCTACGTAATGCTTCCTCCGGCCGGGGTGGATGTAAATGTGCACCCAACCAAACATGAGGTTCGTTTCAAGGAACCCAAGTTGATACATCAGATAGTCAGTGAAGGCATCCGCGCGGCCATTCTCTCCCGGCAAAAAGCCGGAGGGCCGGGACCGGCCGAGACGCACCGCTCATGGGAACCATATAGAGAACCCTATAAATCTGCCTGCGGCGTGGCTATCCATCAGACACAGGGCCTCTTTTCTGAAGAACCTCTAAAGGTCGGGGGCAGTGTGCAGGAAAAAGCGGCTCCATACACCGGTTCTCTTCCATTGACCCAACCCCCACCTTCTGATTTGCGACTTATCGGCCAGTTGGCCGCAAGCTACCTCCTTTGCCAGTCGGAAGAAGGGCTGATTATCATCGACCAGCATGCCGCTCACGAACGCATCCTTTTTGAGAGTCTCAAAGACAGACTCCGGAAGGGTGGGATTGATAGCCAGCAACTCCTCTTTCCTGTAACCCTTGAACTGGCCCGATCCGAAAGAGAGGCCTTATCCGGCCATCTTGCGGATTTCGCCGCATTGGGGATGGAGATAGCCCCGTTTGGCGGAGAAACCTTTGTTATCCGGGCTGCGCCCGCCATACTCTCCAACCGGGATATAAAGGGATTGGTGGAATCGGCCCTGGCTATCATGGCCACTGCCGGAGGCTCGTTCCTGGACGAAAGACTCCTTAATGATATTCTGGCCCTTATGGCCTGCCACGCCGCCATAAAAGCCGGACAACCGCTGACGGTCGAGGAAATGGAGAGCCTTTTGCAGCAGCTTAACTCCTGTCCCGTTTCTTCAAACTGCCCGCATGGCCGGCCCATCCGGCAGCTCTACACGTACTATGAATTGGAAAAAGGCTTCAAGCGTAAATAAAAAACTGCCGCTGATTATCATTGCCGGGCCGACGGGAGTTGGAAAGACCGGCCTGTCCATTGCGCTGGCCCGGGAGTCCGGCGGTGAGATCATAAATGCCGATTCCATGCAGATTTATAGGCTGATGGACATCGGCACGGCCAAGCCTTCACCAGAGGAAAGAAAACTGGCGCCGCACCATCTCCTGGATATCGTCTATCCGGATGAGGTGTATAATGCCGCCCGCTACCGGCAGGATGCGGAAAGGGTTATCGGGGATATATCCGGGCGGGAGAAATGCGCCTTTGTGGCCGGAGGAACCGGCCTTTATATCAAGGCCCTGACGCGCGGCCTCTTTTATCTTCCGGTTGCAGACGAGACCATACGCCAGACGTTACGGAACGAAATGGAAAAAAACGGCCCGGACCGCCTCTATGCAGAATTGAAAGAGGTAGATCCGGGGACCGCCGAGAAAATCCACAGCCACGATAAGGTGCGCATCCTGCGGGCCATCGAGGTATTCCGCCTGACCGGCAAACCTATTTCAGTTTATCAATCCGAGCATGAATTTAGCGACAGCAAATATGACACGTTAAAAATAGGGCTTGAACTCGAGCGTGATAAGCTTTATGAAAGGATCGAGATTCGCTCACATGAGATGTTGGAGGCGGGCCTGATTGATGAGGTCAAGGGACTTCTTGCGGCCGGTTACGCTAATGACCTCAAACCCATGCAGTCGCTCGGCTATCGGCACGTCATCCGGTATCTCGAAGGTGAATACACCTTTGATGAGATGCTGCGTACCATGATCCGGGACACCAGGCGTTATGCCAAGAGACAGTTGACGTGGTTCAGAGGCGACCCGGAAATAAAGTGGTATGCGCCGTCGGATGCAGATGAAATCGTCCGGCAGGTAAGGTTGTTTTTGCAAAGATCGTAAAAACTTTTTTCACCGCAAAGGCGCAAAGCACGCAGAGAAAAAATGTATTAAGCCCAAATGCCAAAACACTAAGCCAGTGATACTTTTGACATTTTAACTTTGGGCTTGACTTGACATCTGAGCTTTGTCATTTGTCATTTAACTTTGCGTGCTTTGCGTCTTTGCGGTGAGCATATTGTCGGGTGAAACATGCCTTTTGAAGAGGCTTACCAGGAATCGATCTCGTTAGCCAGGAAAACATTGGCCGTGATGGAGCCGGAACCAATCTCCATAAGAACCGGCGGCCGCTGGGAAGGAAACGCCCGGGGCGAAGGGCTCCTCCATCTCACTTTCTGGGCCGGAGAGTGCGCCATCCACTTCCCGGAAGTGGAAATCGAAGTTATCACCGGCCCAAAAACGCTAAAACCAACGGAACAAATCGTTATCCTCCATTACCTGATACACGCCCGGGGAGTTCCGATCACGGGAAACTGGATAACCTTCCGGCAGGTCCCGTCCGGCCAGTTTTACTATGAACCTTTCGTCAAGAGGTGCATTAAGCCTTTCACCGGTTTATTTGGCCGTCACCCGGAGATATTGCGGGAATTTTCCAAGGGGCTGCCTACCCTGTCCTCTATTGGGCTGGGCGACATCTCGCTCGTGTGTCGTCCGCTCCCCAATATCCCCCTAGCCTTTGTACTCTGGCAGGGGGATGACGAATTCCCGGCAGAAGGAAACATCCTCTTTGATGAAACGATCCCTTCCTTCCTCCCTACGGAAGACATAGTGGTGCTTGCCAGTATCCTTACCTATGGTCTTCTCGGCCGGGGGAGGAAACTTCTCGAATAAACCAGGAATTTTGGACGCAGATGAACGCAGATTGACAGGATTTGTAATAATTTAGCTTTTGAAAATACATGATAAAAAGTGCAAAGAAACATATCAAATCTGGAAATCAGGGACTCAGGGAAGTGCAAACCCAAATAAAGCGGGTCTATCTTTTCCTGATTTTCTGAGTTCCAGATTAATAGCCTTTTCTGAATGTAGGACTGTTTAAAACACCTAACGTGTTACAAGGATTTTAAATATAGACAGATAATTTGGGGGGAAATTTTTCTGCGGATATCGGCGAAAATCTGTGTCCTGACAGGGAAAAAAGATGAAAAAGATCATTACTACAAAAGCGGCGCCGGAGGCCATAGGGCCGTATAGTCAGGCGGTCATGGCCGGCGGCCAGTTGTTCATCTCCGGGCAGATCGCCCTTGACCCGGTCACCGGAGAGATGGTCAATGTAGATATAGCCGCCGAGACCGGGCAGATTCTGAAAAATCTTGGGGCGATATTAAGAGCGGCAGGTATGGGCTATGCGGATGTGGTGCAGGCTACTGTCTATCTGAGAGACTTGAATGACTTTGCCGCCATGAATGCCGTCTATGGTGAATTCTTTAAAGACGATCCGCCGGCCCGGGCCACCGTGGAGGTTTCCGGGTTGCCCAAAGACGCGCGGGTAGAGATGGCCTTTATTGCAGTGAAAAATTAATAAGCAATCAGCCGTCAGCATTCAGCGTTCAGCCTTGAGGAGACAATAATGAACGAGACAATGACGCTTGGCCTGGATGACATATTTCCCTTTGACTGCCGGAAGGGCTTGAACTGCTTCAACCGGTGCTGCCGGGATATCAACCTTTTTCTGACTCCTTACGACATAATGCGCCTAAAAAATAATCTGGGACTCTCATCGAGAAAATTCCTGGATACATATACTGCGGCCATCTATATGGAAGAGATCGGCCACCCCCTGGTGGTAATGAAGATGATAGGGGACGAGAAACTCTGCCCGTTTTCCAGTCCGGATGGATGCCGGGTATATCCAGACCGCCCTTGGTCATGCCGCATCTTTCCGCTGGAACCATGTATTGACAAAGCCAGGGACAGCAGACCGGCAACGCCCTTGTATTCAGTAGTTAAGAGGCCATTTTGCCTGGGCTTTAATGAAAAAAATTTTCCTTGGGGAAAGGGGGATACAGGGGGATTGCCAGGAGAAAATAACTTGTTAACCATAAGGAAATGGCGGGAGAGACAAGGGACGGCCGTTTACGAAGAGATGAACGACCTGTGGTCTCAGGTAACCCTTAGCGAGAGGTTTCCCGCCGGCGGTCTGGACAAAACGGGCATACAGATGTTCTTTCTCGCCAGTTACAGCCTGGACGAATTCGCTCAACTGGTGTGCAGACAAGGCTTCCTGGATACATACAACCTTAAGGGCGAAGAGATAAGGCCAGCGTTACAAGACGAACTTTCTCTCTTTAAGTTTGCGTGCAGGTGGCTTCGGGTTGCGTTGCTTGGTGAAAAAATACCACTTATTAGCGACTAGGGCTTAGCGTTTAGTAAAAATAAAGCGCACCCACTTTGTTATTTGTTATGCGCTACAGGCTACGCGCTGCCTTATAGGAGCGACCTCCAGGCGCGACTCAAAGCTGAAAGCTGACTGCTGATAGCTGAACGCTTACCTGGGGTTGATAATCACCATCTCATCCGGTGACGTGGTGATCGCCTCAAGGCCCTCCGGCGTAAGAACGTAGGTATCTTCAACGCCTATGTGCCCCACCCCGGGGAAGATGAGCTTTGGCTCGACGGCAAAAGTCATCCCGGCCTCCAGCCGCAGGGGATTCCGGGCCGAAAAGACCGGCAGCTCATCTACTTCCAACCCTATGCCGTGGCCGATAAACGGCATTCTGGCCTCTCCACAGCCCATAAAGTTGTCCGCATAGCCCAGAGAGGCCGCCTTGTCAGAGGCCCATTCATAGATGCGGCCACAGGTCTCGCCCACCCTTATCTTTTCCCGGAGTCCATAGTGTATCTCAATGACCGCCTCATAAGCCTTTTTCAACTCCTCGGGCAGGAAACCGAGGGCAAACATCCTGGTCTGGTCGGTCATATAACCATTTACACATCCTCCCAGGTCAATGCTAACCGGCTCCCCCACCGAGATAACCTTGCTTGACGCCCCCTGGCTGAAGGCCGGATTGATACCCCTGCCTCCGGTGGCCCCCTTAAAGTAAGAAGGTTCCGCGCCGGACGGCCCGGATAGTATGTGCCCAAAGAAGAGTTCCTGATTCCAGGCCCGCATACGCATAAATCCCTGGTGGCCGGCCCGGCGGAGCCGGTATTCAAGCTCAATGGAAAGTTCCAGTTCGGTCATCCCCGGCCGCAATAAATCCGGCACTTCTTTAATAACGCTGTTCAATTGTCCGGCGGCCTGCCGCAGCCATTCTATCTCCAGGGGAGACTTGAGCATCCGCACCTCGCGAATGGCATGAGCGATGTCTGTTATTTCCACTCCCGGAAATACGTCATTTCTTAAATAAAGATATAGCTTGGCCGGGATGACATCCATTTCCAGGCCCAGAAACCCCGGGACATCATAACCATGCCCGGCTATCGTCTTGGTTATCTCCCGCACACCGCCAAACGGTATGACGTTTTCAAGGGAAGACTCCGCTCTCGCCCGTGCCGGATTGCGCCTGACCATGAGAAGGGGCGCGCCGCTCAGGGGCACAAAAAGATACGCATCCTGCAGCGTGCCGCTAAAATAGTAAAGGTCTGCATTCTGTCTTATGAGGGCCCCAGCGATGCCCAACGTCTGCATCTTTTCCTGGAGCCGCTGTGTGCGGGCCTTTAAGATGTCGCTTTTAAAAACAGGCGTAGCATTCATATAATTGTCACTCTTCCCGGTCTCTATAACTTAATTCTCACTAAGCTGCCCATACGTCAAGGCAAAAATTAGATTTCTTGACATGAAATCCAAATACCCATAATATTCCTATAACCCATCAGGTAAAAATATGTCCAATACAGCACACCCCAAAATTCTGGTTGTAGATGATGACAAGCTCACGCTGGACATCCTGACCAGCATGCTGGAACGAGACGGGTATCAGGTCACGCCGGTCACCAGCGGCAAAGAGGCCCTGGCCAGCCTGGGCCGTGAATTTTATAACCTGATCCTTACCGACCTGGTCATGGATGGCATGGATGGGCTCACCCTGCTTAAAGAGGCCAAAAAAATCTCGCCGGAATCGGTAGTCCTCATGATAACCGGGCATTCCTCCGTTGAAACGGCCGTAAATGCCATGTATGCCGGGGCCATGGACTACATCCTTAAACCCTGTGAACAGGCTGATCTACTCTTTAAGGTGCAACGAGCCTTGGACAGACAACGCCTGGGGAAAATAGCCAAGCAAAAAGAGAAACAAGACGCCCTTCTGGAACTGGTGCGGGGCCTAGCCGACACATTGAACAACAGGATGACCACGGTAGTGGCCCTGGGGGACCTTGCCCTCGGACATCTGCAGCATAGCGAGATAGAGAAGGCCAGAGACCGCTTAAAATCTGCTGTTGAGGCCGCGCTGCGCGTCACGGAAGTAGTCAACGAACTTCTTATGGTTACTTCCTACGTCAAAAAAGAAGGGTTATTTACGGCAGATATTCCCTTTATTTTCTCCTCACTCCGAAAAAAATTTGCGCCCTTCACCATAAAGGTTACCGGTGACGGGCAGGCCCTGTCCGTGAAGGCCTTAGACAATATCTCCCTGGCCTTTGAAAAAATCGTGCAGAATGCCGTTGAGGTCATGCATGGCAAAGGAGGTATCGAGGTTAACATAAACCGGATCAGGGATCAGAACATGGTCGAGATTCGATTTATTGACCAGGGATCGGGGATCACGCGCGAAGATATCTCCAGGGTCTTTCTGCCTTTCTTTACTACAAAAGGGACCCAGTCGCCGGGGCTTGGTTTATGGACAGCTTATCAGATAGTGACCGGGTCAAATGGGACCATCCACATCGAAAGTGAGGCCGGGAAAGGAACAACGGTAATAGTCAGGTTGCTGATAGCCGAGGCTCAAAACTGACATCTTAAGAGGAACACCTCCATGTCTGCCGCTATCACCATAAAGACGACAAATCAGACTGAATTAATAGACATAACCAGACAGGTAGAGCGGGTTTTAAAGGAAAAAGGCGTCCAGAACGGCTTGTGCTGTATCTTTGTGCCCCATACCACCGCCGGGGTTACCATTAATGAAGGGGCGGATCCAGACGTGCAAAAGGACATCCTGGCCGTCCTGAATGAGGTAATACCTTTTCGTTTCCCCTACCGTCACGCTGAGGGCAACTCGCCGGCCCACATAAAGGCCAGTATCATGGGCTCTTCGGTAAAGGTAATTGTAGAATCAGGTAAGTTCTTGCTGGGGACGTGGCAGAGCATCTTTTTCTGCGAATTTGACGGCCCGCGCACTCGAAAGGTTTATGTTAAGGTCATTGAGGGGTAAGTAAGGATTGCAACCTGGTATTAAAGATAGTCGCCTCTATTGAATTTAATGGTCTCAACCGCAATAATAACCCCTGTTTCATTCAGAAGCCTTTTGAGCGGGTCGCCTGAAGGCAATCCCTGGATAACAGGATCAAGCTGTCTGACCTTCTCACCAGCCGAATTAAGCAGGAGACCGGCATCTTTCAGGGTTTTCTTTGGATCAGCAAGGGCCATACGGTATTGATCCAGAAGGGCAATCAATTCCTCTGCCCTGGCCACTCCCCGGAGCCTGGTATCTGTCCCCGGAGCGGCAAGCGCCTCAATAGAAGAAAGCGGCGGCGCATTATTTAGCCCTGCGCTCGCAGGCGTTTGATCTGCCTTCCCCGCAACTTTGGAAAAGACATCCCGAAAGGACGCCCCTTCTATTTTTTTCCCGGGCTGTAACCGGCCGGCCCCGCCAGGCAAATGGGTTACTGTCTCTTTTATCTTCATGGCCCTGCCTCCTTTATTGTTTTATCGGCAGTTAGATAAATAACCTAAAAAGAACGGCTTTTTTTTGTCAACTCCAGGGCCTTATCCAGATATTTTTTTGCCTGGATTTCGTCCCCTTTTATCCGATAGGCCCCGCCCAGATGCCTATAGACCTCAACCAGAAAGATATTGTCTTCATCCGGCGCAATGTCAAGCGCCTCCTCTAAACACCGGAGCGCCTTATCAACCTCTCCCTGACCAAGATAAGCCATGCCCAAGGTATCCAGATAACGATAGCGCCGCTCGAAGATACGCCGAGGCGTAGGGCCGGATAAGCTCACGGCCTTTTCAGCCATTTTTTGCGCTTCATCCGGATGGCGCCCGCCCTGAAGATAAAGATGGGCCAGATTGTTATAAACATCAGGCTGCGCGGGATCAAGGGCTACAGCCTTGTTGTAGGCATCTTCCGCCTCGTTCTCTCGTCCCATCTTTAAGTAGAGGTTCCCGAGGTTAAATTGGGCATTGAAAAAATCCTTCTTTTTCTTTAACGCTTCCCGGTACTCACGTTCGGCTAAGGCATACTCTCCCTTGTTTTCGTAGGAGACACCAAGGTCATTGTGTTCCTCCGCCGTGAGCGGATCGTGAAGAATGACGATTTCCGGCAGTTTTCCGCAGCCCAGGCACAAAAAAATCCAAAATAGTACAAAAGCCCGGAAGATATAGCTACGGCAATTAAAAAGCCTAAATCCCCCCATCCCCCCTTTTCTAAAGGGGGGTGAGGGGGGATTTGGCGAATTTATGTATTTAAATGCCGTTGTAATAATAGAACGCATATCACTCTGTTGTGGCCTTAGAAACAGGCATAATAAGGAGGCAAAGATAATTCATCCGGGCCCAGGCCGATTCCAGCCGTCCGTAAGACCAGAGGGCATCGGCCTCTGTCCCGGTATGGACAATCACCAGCCTCCGCTTTTCACTATACCCCACCGCTACGAGGTAGTGGAGACGCTGATAGACTGAAAAACCCTCATCGATAAGGATAATAACAGGCTCATTACGTTTGATATGCCTTTTGAGGTCGGACAGACTTCCCGGATAGACACGGGTGTAGAATCCCCGGCGGCGGGCAAAATTTTCCAGGTCGGATAGCAATGTGCCCTCCAGCTCCGGAGAAAAAATATCCCCGGCAATTGCCTCCTCACTGATTGGATCCCCATAATAGTGAAGGACGCCGGCCAGGGCCGCCGTCCCGCAACGCTTATCTTTTTGATAAATAAAAGGAACGGAAGAGATGTAGTAACCTCGTTCCTCTCCGCTTGTAATTGCCTCGATAATCTGGAGACGTGTAGTTATGCGGCTGCAGGAGGTTGCCAGAAAAACCTGTAGAACGACGGCAAGCAATCCTATATTCCTGCGCCAGGCCACGGAAAGGAACGGGGTCACGATGGCGCTATCTTATGATAATCCTTTTATCCAGAAGCTTGATAATTACTATGACCAGAATAATGATGAATAATACGCCGATGACCGTGCCTACCCCATCACCGCCGGCGGTGATGCGATCAGAAAGCGAAGCCAGGTGATGAATCTGTTCATCAGTCATCGAAGATAGCTTGCCTGAGACCTCATCCGGGCTCAGGCCAAAATCCTTTAGCTTCTGCGCGGCTATCTTGTTCTCCAGGACCTGCCTGACCTTAGCCAGTTCTGCCTCCCGCGCCAGAGATGCCCCCGGGCTGCTCAGAATGGAGCCAGAAAGGGCGGCCGTAGCTAAAGACGGAAACAGGAGAAAGGCTGTAAACCAGACGGTTACCGAGAACACCAGTAATGGATTTTTAAAACCATTTAAGCTCAATTTCGTACCCATGTCGTATCCCCCCCGCAAACCGGTAAGCCAAAATGAAGACGGCAAAATTTGACAGCTATCTTATTCATCCTGTCCCTGATGTCAACAACTTTTCCACGCCATAACAAATCTCCCCAAATTCGCAGTTCAGCATTTTTTGCCTAAAAAAAGGGTAATACCTGCCTCGTCTAAAAGTCCGGTTCTCGGATACTCCATCGACTCCACCTGCCCCGGTGGCTGCAAAAGGGTCGAGTATAATCTTTCCACTTTGAATCCGGCTGCAATCAGCAACCCTTCCACCTCAGTAGAAGCATAAAAAGTGGCATATCTATATAAGGGGTGTCCGGCCTGCTTCTTTTCCGCATAGAGCTTGCCCCATGCGCTGTTTTTATTAATGCAGGCGGTGACTATCCGTCCCCCCGGCCTCAAAATCCGCCCGCATTCTTTAAATAAATTCAAGGGACGTTGTACAAAACACAATGCAAAAAGGATAAAGACGGCGGTAAGGGTCTCACTCCGGAAAGGAATAGCCTCCCCCATGGCCCGGACGGATATAACTCCCTTGGCCTTGGCCAGATTAAGCATAGTCATGGAAGGGTCAATTCCAAACTCAACCCCTAAGGCTGCGGCAAAACGGCCGCTTCCCGTTCCCACTTCTAACGACGGCCTACCCGGGGAAGGGCAGACGCATCTTATCGCCTCCAGCTCTATAGCAAAAAGGAGCGGCTCCTTTTCATACCAGGCATCATATTCACGAGCCAAGGCATCAAACGCCGTAGCGGCCTCTCGCGTCATCCGATCACCATACAAAATGCCGACACGGGGAAAACATCATTTGCTCATCGAAATTATCTTATCAATCAGCTCCTTAAATGCCTTCGCCGCAACGCCATTATCCGTATTTAGCACATAAGGTTTGCCGGCATCGCCTGCCGTCACTACCGCCGGATCAATGGGTATTTTGCCTAAAAACGGTATCCCCATATCACGGGCCGTTCTCTCACCGCCGCCGCTCTTAAACAACGAGATTTCATGCCCGCACTGCGGACATTTTTGTCCGCTCATATTCTCCACAATACCCAGTATCTCCAGCTTTACCTCACGGCAAAAATTTATGGATTTACGGACATCGGCCAAAGAGACCTCCTGCGGAGTGGTCACAATCACTGCCCGGGCCTCCGGGATAGTCTGGGCCACAGTCAACGGTTCATCCCCTGTCCCCGGAGGAGCATCGACAATCAGATAATCCATCTCACCCCATTCCACATCCGATAAAAATTGACGAATTGCCGAAATTTTTACCGGGCCGCGCCAAATTACGGCCTGATCCTTATCGCTCATCACTGATTCGATCGAAATAATCCCGAGGTTATTCGAATACCGTACCGGCCCAACCCGATGTCCCGGAAGATTCTCCGGTTGCCCGGTAACCCCAAGCATCCGTGGAATATTCGGCCCATGCAGGTCAACATCCATCAGGCCTACTTTATACCCGGACTGGCTCAAGCCAACCGCCAGATTCGTGGCCACCGTGCTTTTGCCCACGCCGCCTTTGCCGCTCATGACCAGCAGGATATTTTTAATCTTACCCAGCGAGTCTCTTATCATCTCGTCTTGAACCGCCAGAGCCGCATCCCGCGCGTTATCACAACTGCAACTTTTTCCGTTTTCCTCTGCCATACTTTTCCCTTTCGTCTGTTATTC
Protein-coding sequences here:
- a CDS encoding Xaa-Pro peptidase family protein, translated to MNATPVFKSDILKARTQRLQEKMQTLGIAGALIRQNADLYYFSGTLQDAYLFVPLSGAPLLMVRRNPARARAESSLENVIPFGGVREITKTIAGHGYDVPGFLGLEMDVIPAKLYLYLRNDVFPGVEITDIAHAIREVRMLKSPLEIEWLRQAAGQLNSVIKEVPDLLRPGMTELELSIELEYRLRRAGHQGFMRMRAWNQELFFGHILSGPSGAEPSYFKGATGGRGINPAFSQGASSKVISVGEPVSIDLGGCVNGYMTDQTRMFALGFLPEELKKAYEAVIEIHYGLREKIRVGETCGRIYEWASDKAASLGYADNFMGCGEARMPFIGHGIGLEVDELPVFSARNPLRLEAGMTFAVEPKLIFPGVGHIGVEDTYVLTPEGLEAITTSPDEMVIINPR
- a CDS encoding response regulator is translated as MSNTAHPKILVVDDDKLTLDILTSMLERDGYQVTPVTSGKEALASLGREFYNLILTDLVMDGMDGLTLLKEAKKISPESVVLMITGHSSVETAVNAMYAGAMDYILKPCEQADLLFKVQRALDRQRLGKIAKQKEKQDALLELVRGLADTLNNRMTTVVALGDLALGHLQHSEIEKARDRLKSAVEAALRVTEVVNELLMVTSYVKKEGLFTADIPFIFSSLRKKFAPFTIKVTGDGQALSVKALDNISLAFEKIVQNAVEVMHGKGGIEVNINRIRDQNMVEIRFIDQGSGITREDISRVFLPFFTTKGTQSPGLGLWTAYQIVTGSNGTIHIESEAGKGTTVIVRLLIAEAQN
- a CDS encoding secondary thiamine-phosphate synthase enzyme YjbQ, whose product is MSAAITIKTTNQTELIDITRQVERVLKEKGVQNGLCCIFVPHTTAGVTINEGADPDVQKDILAVLNEVIPFRFPYRHAEGNSPAHIKASIMGSSVKVIVESGKFLLGTWQSIFFCEFDGPRTRKVYVKVIEG
- a CDS encoding tetratricopeptide repeat protein, with the protein product MGGFRLFNCRSYIFRAFVLFWIFLCLGCGKLPEIVILHDPLTAEEHNDLGVSYENKGEYALAEREYREALKKKKDFFNAQFNLGNLYLKMGRENEAEDAYNKAVALDPAQPDVYNNLAHLYLQGGRHPDEAQKMAEKAVSLSGPTPRRIFERRYRYLDTLGMAYLGQGEVDKALRCLEEALDIAPDEDNIFLVEVYRHLGGAYRIKGDEIQAKKYLDKALELTKKSRSF
- a CDS encoding cysteine peptidase family C39 domain-containing protein, giving the protein MTPFLSVAWRRNIGLLAVVLQVFLATSCSRITTRLQIIEAITSGEERGYYISSVPFIYQKDKRCGTAALAGVLHYYGDPISEEAIAGDIFSPELEGTLLSDLENFARRRGFYTRVYPGSLSDLKRHIKRNEPVIILIDEGFSVYQRLHYLVAVGYSEKRRLVIVHTGTEADALWSYGRLESAWARMNYLCLLIMPVSKATTE
- a CDS encoding PA2779 family protein, yielding MGTKLSLNGFKNPLLVFSVTVWFTAFLLFPSLATAALSGSILSSPGASLAREAELAKVRQVLENKIAAQKLKDFGLSPDEVSGKLSSMTDEQIHHLASLSDRITAGGDGVGTVIGVLFIIILVIVIIKLLDKRIIIR
- a CDS encoding class I SAM-dependent methyltransferase, which gives rise to MTREAATAFDALAREYDAWYEKEPLLFAIELEAIRCVCPSPGRPSLEVGTGSGRFAAALGVEFGIDPSMTMLNLAKAKGVISVRAMGEAIPFRSETLTAVFILFALCFVQRPLNLFKECGRILRPGGRIVTACINKNSAWGKLYAEKKQAGHPLYRYATFYASTEVEGLLIAAGFKVERLYSTLLQPPGQVESMEYPRTGLLDEAGITLFLGKKC
- a CDS encoding Mrp/NBP35 family ATP-binding protein is translated as MAEENGKSCSCDNARDAALAVQDEMIRDSLGKIKNILLVMSGKGGVGKSTVATNLAVGLSQSGYKVGLMDVDLHGPNIPRMLGVTGQPENLPGHRVGPVRYSNNLGIISIESVMSDKDQAVIWRGPVKISAIRQFLSDVEWGEMDYLIVDAPPGTGDEPLTVAQTIPEARAVIVTTPQEVSLADVRKSINFCREVKLEILGIVENMSGQKCPQCGHEISLFKSGGGERTARDMGIPFLGKIPIDPAVVTAGDAGKPYVLNTDNGVAAKAFKELIDKIISMSK